In Geobacter sp., a single window of DNA contains:
- a CDS encoding lipoyl synthase: protein MARHDNRGAWPFGNDQSERQAEKVGTGKVACPLFYACPLFYAECFRQRQATFLIMGKACTRHCSFCNVTKELPLPLDPGEPERVAAAIVRLGLRHVVITSPTRDDLADGGAAAFAATVAAIRRAAPEVRIELLVPDFRGQREPIAQVMAAGPDIFGHNLETVPRLYAIREGANYCRSLAVLAVAHELAPAIPTKSGIMLGLGETLDEVRQVLADLRTAGCSYLSLGQYLAPSRSHHPVAEFIPPETFDTLKEEALQLGFAHVESGPYVRSSYHAEQYLP, encoded by the coding sequence CTGGCAAGGCACGATAATAGAGGCGCTTGGCCTTTCGGCAACGATCAATCCGAGAGGCAGGCCGAGAAAGTGGGGACAGGAAAAGTAGCCTGTCCCCTTTTTTACGCCTGTCCCCTTTTTTACGCCGAGTGCTTCCGTCAGCGCCAGGCGACCTTTCTCATCATGGGGAAGGCCTGCACCCGGCACTGCAGCTTCTGCAACGTCACCAAGGAGCTGCCGTTGCCGCTGGATCCCGGTGAGCCGGAGCGGGTTGCAGCCGCCATCGTCCGGCTCGGGCTGCGTCACGTAGTGATCACCAGCCCGACCCGCGACGATCTTGCCGATGGCGGCGCCGCCGCCTTTGCCGCCACCGTGGCGGCGATCCGCCGGGCAGCCCCGGAGGTGCGGATCGAGCTGCTCGTCCCGGACTTCCGCGGCCAGCGGGAGCCGATCGCGCAGGTTATGGCTGCCGGGCCGGACATTTTCGGCCACAACCTGGAGACTGTGCCGCGTCTCTACGCCATCCGCGAAGGGGCCAACTATTGCCGCTCCCTGGCAGTGCTGGCAGTAGCGCACGAGCTGGCGCCGGCCATCCCGACCAAGTCGGGTATCATGCTCGGCCTGGGTGAGACCCTGGACGAGGTGCGGCAGGTCCTTGCCGACCTGCGCACAGCCGGCTGTTCCTACCTCAGTCTCGGCCAGTACCTGGCGCCGAGCCGCAGCCACCACCCGGTGGCAGAATTCATCCCCCCCGAGACCTTCGACACCCTCAAGGAAGAAGCGCTCCAACTCGGCTTCGCCCACGTGGAAAGCGGCCCGTACGTCAGAAGCTCCTACCATGCGGAGCAGTATCTGCCGTGA
- a CDS encoding cobalamin biosynthesis protein CbiM, with amino-acid sequence MHMADALISPAVGGVMWAATAGTIAYCSNKVRTELDDKKVPLMGVLGAFLFAAQMINFTIPGTGSSGHLGGGLLLAVLLGPHAAFLTIASVLVVQALFFADGGLLALGCNIFNLGVFPAFIAYPLIYKPIVGTSPSQGRITVGALAAAVIGLQLGAFGVVLETVVSGISALPFSTFVMLMQPIHLAIGIVEGLVTASVVSFVFKARPEILASALESRGIGATPVRTVLIAFMTLAVVTGGVVSWFASENPDGLEWAIQKVTGKEEVEATTDRIHQALATFQEKLAFLPDYAFKRSEAGAAGVTAGPEALAGAQDGRLGTSVSGLIGGLLTLGLAGIIGLVLKRFSTVRQH; translated from the coding sequence ATGCACATGGCAGACGCACTCATCTCCCCCGCCGTCGGCGGCGTCATGTGGGCAGCAACCGCCGGCACCATCGCGTACTGCTCGAACAAGGTCCGCACCGAGCTTGACGACAAGAAGGTGCCGCTCATGGGGGTACTCGGCGCATTCCTCTTTGCCGCGCAGATGATCAACTTCACCATCCCCGGCACCGGTTCCAGCGGCCACCTCGGGGGAGGTCTGCTGCTGGCGGTCCTGTTAGGGCCCCATGCCGCCTTCCTCACTATCGCCTCGGTGCTGGTGGTCCAGGCGCTCTTCTTTGCCGACGGCGGCCTGCTCGCCCTCGGGTGCAACATCTTCAACCTGGGGGTCTTTCCGGCCTTCATCGCCTATCCGCTCATCTACAAGCCGATCGTCGGCACCTCCCCCAGCCAAGGGCGCATCACTGTAGGGGCGCTGGCAGCCGCCGTCATCGGCCTGCAACTGGGTGCCTTCGGCGTGGTCCTGGAAACGGTCGTTTCCGGCATCTCGGCGCTCCCCTTCTCCACCTTCGTCATGCTGATGCAGCCGATTCACCTGGCTATCGGCATCGTCGAGGGGCTGGTCACGGCCTCGGTGGTCTCCTTCGTCTTCAAGGCCCGGCCCGAGATCCTCGCCAGCGCCCTGGAATCGCGCGGGATCGGCGCAACCCCGGTCCGCACCGTGCTGATCGCCTTCATGACGCTGGCCGTGGTGACCGGTGGGGTTGTCTCGTGGTTCGCGTCGGAGAATCCCGACGGGCTGGAATGGGCGATCCAGAAGGTGACCGGCAAGGAAGAGGTGGAAGCAACGACGGACCGGATACATCAGGCCCTGGCAACGTTTCAGGAGAAACTGGCGTTCCTCCCCGACTACGCGTTCAAAAGATCCGAAGCCGGCGCAGCAGGAGTCACTGCAGGCCCGGAAGCGCTCGCAGGCGCGCAGGACGGCAGGCTGGGAACATCGGTCTCCGGTCTCATCGGCGGCCTGCTCACCCTGGGGCTGGCAGGTATCATCGGGCTGGTGCTGAAAAGGTTCTCCACGGTCCGGCAGCACTAA
- the rfaD gene encoding ADP-glyceromanno-heptose 6-epimerase: MIIVTGGAGFIGSALVWELNRRGREDIVVVDHLVCSDKWKNLVPLRFLDYLEKDDFLALVRAGRTPAGGGGVEAILHMGACSATTELDATYLVRNNYEYTKELALYALQQGARFIYASSAATYGDGAGGFGDDETALATLRPLNIYGYSKQLFDLWARQNGLLDRVAGLKFFNVFGPNEQHKGEMRSLVAKAYEQIVATGRLGLFKSHRDGYADGEQQRDFVYVKDAVAMALHFLQHPGCNGLFNIGSGRAQTWNSLARAIFMALDRPLQIDYLEMPAAVRDKYQYYTCADTAKLRAAGYAGEATPLTDSVRDYVVNYLVPGKQLGA; encoded by the coding sequence ATGATCATTGTGACGGGAGGGGCGGGTTTCATCGGCAGCGCGCTGGTCTGGGAGCTGAACCGGCGCGGCAGGGAGGATATCGTCGTCGTGGACCACCTGGTGTGCAGTGACAAGTGGAAGAACCTGGTTCCGCTCCGTTTCCTGGATTACCTGGAGAAGGACGACTTCCTGGCCCTGGTTCGAGCCGGGCGAACGCCGGCAGGAGGGGGCGGTGTCGAGGCCATACTCCACATGGGCGCCTGCTCTGCCACCACGGAGCTGGATGCAACCTACCTGGTCCGCAACAACTACGAATATACCAAGGAGCTTGCCCTCTATGCGCTGCAGCAGGGGGCCCGGTTCATCTACGCTTCGAGCGCAGCCACGTATGGCGACGGTGCCGGCGGGTTCGGGGACGACGAAACAGCCCTGGCAACGCTGCGCCCGCTCAACATCTATGGCTATTCCAAGCAGCTTTTCGACCTCTGGGCACGGCAGAATGGCTTGCTCGACCGGGTGGCCGGCCTGAAATTCTTCAACGTGTTCGGCCCGAACGAGCAGCACAAGGGGGAGATGCGTTCGCTGGTGGCCAAGGCGTATGAGCAGATCGTCGCCACCGGGAGACTGGGGCTTTTCAAGTCCCATCGCGACGGCTATGCCGACGGCGAACAGCAGCGGGATTTCGTCTACGTCAAGGATGCGGTCGCCATGGCGCTCCATTTCCTGCAGCACCCCGGGTGCAACGGGCTCTTCAACATCGGCTCCGGCCGGGCCCAGACCTGGAACAGCCTTGCCAGGGCAATATTCATGGCGCTCGACCGGCCTCTGCAGATCGACTACCTGGAGATGCCCGCAGCGGTCCGGGACAAATACCAGTACTACACCTGCGCCGATACGGCGAAGCTCCGGGCGGCCGGGTATGCCGGCGAGGCAACCCCTTTGACCGATTCGGTGCGGGATTACGTGGTCAACTACCTGGTCCCCGGCAAGCAGCTGGGAGCGTGA
- a CDS encoding transposase, which translates to MPRIARGLADGHFYHIINRGNGRQEVFHKPEDYAAFVGLLHESADRFTVGVYAWCLMPNHFHLLVQPEQAECLSAWMQWLMTSHVRRYHRHYRTSGHVWQGRYKSFIIQDDTHLITVARYIEGNPVRSGLVNRAAEWPWSSHAYHRSNDTGSVRNLPVMLPQDWPEYVDKPITENELERLRRSVNRQTPFGSPGWQGTIIEALGLSATINPRGRPRKWGQEK; encoded by the coding sequence ATGCCGAGAATAGCCAGAGGCCTCGCAGACGGCCATTTCTACCATATTATCAACCGTGGCAATGGCCGGCAAGAGGTCTTTCACAAACCTGAAGACTATGCGGCCTTTGTTGGGCTGCTGCACGAGTCTGCTGACAGATTCACGGTGGGGGTCTATGCCTGGTGTCTGATGCCGAATCATTTTCACCTGCTGGTGCAACCGGAACAAGCGGAGTGCCTGAGCGCCTGGATGCAATGGCTCATGACGAGTCATGTGCGGCGCTACCATCGGCATTATCGGACGAGCGGTCATGTCTGGCAGGGAAGGTACAAGAGTTTCATCATTCAGGACGATACCCATCTGATAACAGTTGCCCGCTACATTGAGGGCAATCCGGTAAGGTCAGGGTTGGTGAACCGCGCCGCAGAGTGGCCGTGGAGTTCTCATGCCTACCACAGAAGCAACGACACAGGGTCTGTCAGAAACCTTCCGGTAATGTTGCCACAGGACTGGCCAGAGTACGTTGATAAGCCGATAACGGAGAACGAATTGGAACGATTGCGTAGGAGTGTCAACCGGCAAACCCCTTTTGGGTCGCCTGGCTGGCAAGGCACGATAATAGAGGCGCTTGGCCTTTCGGCAACGATCAATCCGAGAGGCAGGCCGAGAAAGTGGGGACAGGAAAAGTAG
- a CDS encoding IS1182 family transposase produces MLINNSCQKSFFDANYVCERLIPKDSFYRKFKEIVWPLIEDEQFESMYCKNNGRPPISPALIAMATILQHYRDLSDREMERACMFDIEIKYALGLQLDERPFDHSSLGDFRKRLLENGKEKETFDRILAHLVNSGLIRKDEFQRIDATHVLADVAIPTMVTLVKKGIYEILKPLAKRHKAINTKLAATINLDEYGKKNVNHDAPGRLDIDNRKQKLVEVVTDARTLLGEVRKIKGDEILSRRVDMLKRILQENITEDESGAPKERDYKDKPQDIIVSPVDPDARYGAKSNTKRFTGYKANITETVESRFITNIKPMRGNRHDGSNMVEAVVEQKQHGLQPAKLIGDTAYGDGIVRQDLQKEGIIVVAPMKEKNGRSKAVYPKSMFNYDEANMLLTCPAGVTTKQSSWDRQKEIRMFHFPMTECGKCPRKAECTNSRDGRRTVGISKVNKELREAEIYNRTDQFKEDMKLRQAVEGKLSELVRYHGMRRAKYRGLKKVGLQCYFAALAVNIKRWIKLELEKLKPKIPESAMVAA; encoded by the coding sequence ATGCTAATAAATAATAGTTGTCAAAAAAGCTTCTTTGATGCGAACTATGTCTGTGAACGACTAATTCCAAAAGACAGTTTTTATCGTAAGTTCAAAGAAATTGTCTGGCCGCTCATAGAAGACGAGCAGTTTGAGAGCATGTATTGCAAGAACAATGGCCGACCGCCCATCTCACCGGCCCTTATTGCAATGGCAACCATCCTCCAGCATTACCGTGATCTGTCGGACCGGGAGATGGAGAGAGCGTGCATGTTCGACATTGAAATCAAGTATGCCCTTGGTTTGCAGCTTGATGAACGCCCGTTCGACCATTCGTCGTTGGGCGATTTCAGAAAACGGCTCCTTGAAAACGGTAAAGAGAAAGAAACCTTCGACCGAATACTGGCCCACCTCGTCAACTCCGGTTTGATACGGAAGGACGAATTTCAGCGTATCGATGCCACCCATGTTCTTGCCGATGTGGCAATCCCGACCATGGTAACACTGGTTAAGAAAGGCATTTACGAAATACTGAAGCCGCTTGCAAAGCGCCATAAGGCAATAAATACCAAGTTGGCAGCGACTATCAACCTGGATGAGTACGGCAAGAAGAACGTCAACCATGATGCTCCTGGCCGGTTGGACATTGACAACCGCAAGCAAAAGCTCGTCGAAGTCGTTACCGATGCTCGCACTCTGCTTGGCGAAGTCAGAAAAATCAAAGGCGATGAAATCCTTTCCCGCCGGGTCGACATGCTGAAGCGTATCCTCCAGGAAAATATCACCGAGGATGAATCCGGCGCACCGAAGGAGCGGGACTATAAAGATAAGCCGCAGGACATCATAGTATCGCCGGTTGACCCGGATGCCCGCTACGGTGCCAAGTCGAACACCAAGCGTTTCACCGGTTACAAGGCGAACATCACCGAAACGGTAGAAAGCCGCTTTATCACCAACATCAAGCCCATGCGTGGTAATCGTCATGATGGCAGCAACATGGTCGAGGCGGTAGTCGAACAAAAGCAGCATGGGTTGCAGCCAGCTAAGCTGATCGGTGACACGGCCTACGGCGATGGCATAGTTAGGCAGGATTTGCAGAAAGAGGGAATAATCGTCGTTGCCCCGATGAAAGAGAAGAACGGCAGAAGCAAGGCTGTCTACCCCAAGAGCATGTTTAATTATGACGAAGCGAACATGCTTTTGACCTGCCCCGCTGGAGTTACTACCAAACAAAGTTCATGGGATCGGCAAAAAGAAATCAGGATGTTCCACTTCCCCATGACCGAATGTGGCAAGTGCCCACGCAAGGCCGAATGTACCAACTCCAGGGACGGTAGGCGAACAGTTGGCATCAGCAAGGTCAACAAGGAGTTGCGGGAAGCGGAAATCTACAACCGAACTGACCAGTTCAAAGAAGACATGAAACTCAGGCAGGCTGTCGAGGGCAAGCTGTCAGAGTTGGTCAGATACCATGGTATGCGAAGGGCGAAATATCGGGGACTCAAGAAGGTTGGTCTGCAATGCTACTTCGCAGCCCTTGCCGTGAATATTAAGCGATGGATCAAGTTGGAACTGGAAAAGTTGAAACCCAAAATACCGGAATCGGCAATGGTTGCCGCATAA
- a CDS encoding TonB-dependent receptor: MKPSVVLFVLALAAPVAAGEQVAVLPEIVASASRWEEPLERVPQGMTVISREEIERKGVPFVIDLLRLQPDLQVVQNGGAGTLASVLMRGGGSSQVLVMIDGIKLNSPSTGSADLSGLPSADVERIEIIKGPQSTLYGSEAMAGVVNIVTRKGGEKLRADLSAEGGSYHTVKTAGTISGGGERADYRLSATYLDTEGFPIARGGSMPNGATASSLSARLGATPSGDSSLELNLRYGRERTHLDDFAYGVGPVDTANYLQTRDSALVAVSGSLSPVERYEQRLTLSFLRDDLEATDPVTAYNNYRIVNTTESLDWQHTLELEPLTLAGGFAYRYEGGDNKGSYARSSDTRAGYLDAKLALPGDVAILSTGLRGDDHSAFGTAVTWRVGLLARIERLATRLKANAGTGFRAPSLNELYYPNYGNPALEPEESFGYDVGLESDLAGGLLTAGATWFRQEYRNLIQTNFSSYRADNIGRARSQGLEMRLMLRPMDALKLQAAYTWLDAVNEKTGARLPSRPRSRFVASLDYRIGDFSALAEYLYVSQRYDAGLNRFMASYGLVNLKGEYRLSPQVALFTRMENLGDESYEEAAGYGTAGFSVYGGVALRY; this comes from the coding sequence ATGAAACCATCCGTTGTCTTGTTCGTCCTGGCCCTGGCCGCACCTGTGGCCGCCGGGGAGCAGGTTGCGGTCCTGCCGGAAATTGTCGCTTCGGCGTCCCGCTGGGAAGAGCCACTGGAGCGCGTCCCGCAGGGCATGACGGTGATCTCGCGGGAGGAAATCGAGAGGAAGGGGGTGCCGTTCGTGATCGACCTGCTCCGGCTGCAGCCCGACCTGCAGGTGGTGCAGAACGGCGGGGCAGGGACCCTGGCGTCGGTGCTGATGCGGGGGGGAGGGAGTAGCCAGGTGCTGGTGATGATCGACGGCATCAAACTGAACAGCCCCTCCACGGGGTCTGCCGACCTTTCCGGGTTGCCGAGTGCCGATGTCGAGCGGATCGAGATCATCAAGGGGCCGCAGAGCACGCTGTATGGCTCTGAGGCGATGGCCGGGGTGGTGAACATCGTGACCAGGAAGGGTGGGGAGAAGCTACGGGCGGACCTGAGCGCTGAAGGAGGGTCGTACCATACGGTGAAAACGGCCGGGACCATCTCCGGCGGCGGCGAGCGCGCCGACTACCGGCTGTCGGCCACCTACCTCGATACGGAGGGCTTTCCGATCGCGCGGGGCGGGTCGATGCCCAACGGCGCCACTGCCTCGTCGCTGTCGGCGCGCCTTGGCGCAACGCCGTCCGGGGACTCGTCCCTGGAGCTGAACCTCCGCTACGGCAGAGAGCGGACCCATCTCGACGATTTCGCCTACGGGGTTGGGCCGGTGGATACCGCCAACTACCTGCAGACCCGTGACAGCGCGCTGGTTGCCGTTTCCGGGAGTCTTTCTCCGGTGGAGCGCTACGAGCAGCGCCTGACCCTGTCGTTTCTGCGCGATGACCTGGAGGCAACCGACCCGGTCACCGCCTACAACAACTACCGGATCGTCAATACCACCGAGAGTCTCGACTGGCAGCATACCCTGGAGCTGGAGCCGTTGACGCTGGCCGGAGGGTTTGCCTACCGCTACGAAGGGGGGGACAACAAGGGGAGCTATGCCCGCTCCAGCGACACCCGCGCCGGGTATCTGGATGCCAAGCTGGCGCTGCCGGGGGATGTGGCGATCCTTTCTACCGGGCTTCGCGGTGACGACCACAGCGCCTTCGGCACCGCTGTTACCTGGCGGGTTGGCCTGCTCGCGCGGATCGAGCGGCTGGCAACACGGCTGAAGGCCAATGCCGGCACCGGGTTTCGCGCCCCGTCGCTCAACGAGCTCTACTACCCGAACTACGGCAACCCGGCCCTGGAGCCGGAAGAGAGCTTCGGCTACGATGTCGGTCTGGAGAGCGATCTGGCCGGCGGCCTGCTCACGGCCGGGGCCACCTGGTTCCGCCAGGAGTACCGCAATCTGATCCAGACCAATTTCAGCAGCTACCGGGCCGACAACATCGGCAGGGCCAGGAGCCAGGGCCTGGAGATGCGGCTGATGCTCCGGCCGATGGACGCGCTCAAGCTGCAGGCTGCCTATACCTGGCTGGATGCGGTGAACGAGAAGACCGGCGCACGGCTCCCCTCCCGGCCGCGCAGCAGGTTTGTCGCATCGCTGGACTACCGGATTGGCGACTTCTCTGCCCTGGCGGAGTACCTGTATGTCTCGCAGCGCTACGATGCCGGGCTGAACCGCTTCATGGCCTCCTACGGGCTGGTCAACCTGAAGGGGGAGTACCGGCTTTCGCCGCAGGTTGCGCTCTTCACCCGGATGGAGAACCTCGGCGACGAGTCGTACGAGGAGGCTGCCGGCTACGGGACCGCCGGGTTCTCCGTGTACGGCGGCGTCGCGTTGAGGTACTGA
- a CDS encoding ATP-binding cassette domain-containing protein, translating to MGHENESPLLLDLSGVSFSYGRTSCIRDCSLEIRAEELVGLIGPNGSGKSTLLRLAAGILRPAAGRVLVAGEAIVTCPGWKRAGLVAFLPQLLDMDAPFRVGELVGMGRAVRRGGPGSGLDEALAITGLADRRDAFLCELSGGERRRAYIAMTLVQGSRLLLLDEPLANLDLRYQLECLRLLREISRERGVSLFVSLHDLWIATLMDRLVMLSDGELLAAGRPAEVLALPAVRQAFDPDDAIDWDASVGSGFRPQGEKGA from the coding sequence ATGGGACATGAGAACGAAAGCCCGCTGCTGCTCGATCTTTCGGGGGTCTCCTTTTCCTACGGCCGCACCTCATGCATCAGGGACTGTTCCCTGGAGATCCGTGCCGAGGAGCTGGTCGGGCTGATCGGGCCGAACGGCTCGGGCAAATCGACGCTGCTCAGGCTTGCCGCCGGAATACTCCGACCCGCTGCCGGCAGGGTGCTGGTCGCCGGCGAGGCGATCGTCACCTGCCCCGGCTGGAAACGTGCGGGGCTGGTGGCCTTCCTGCCGCAGCTGCTCGATATGGATGCCCCGTTCCGAGTGGGTGAGCTGGTGGGGATGGGGAGGGCTGTCAGACGGGGTGGGCCGGGAAGCGGCCTCGATGAGGCGCTGGCGATCACCGGCCTTGCGGATCGCCGCGATGCCTTCCTCTGCGAGCTGAGTGGCGGGGAGCGGCGGCGGGCGTACATTGCCATGACCCTGGTCCAGGGATCGCGGCTGCTCCTGCTGGACGAGCCGCTAGCCAATCTCGACCTCAGGTATCAGCTGGAATGCCTCCGGCTGCTTCGGGAGATCAGCCGGGAGCGCGGGGTTTCCCTGTTCGTCTCGTTGCACGATCTCTGGATCGCGACGCTCATGGACCGACTGGTGATGCTGTCGGATGGGGAGCTGCTCGCGGCGGGGAGGCCGGCAGAGGTGCTGGCCCTGCCGGCGGTCCGGCAGGCCTTTGACCCGGATGACGCCATCGACTGGGATGCGAGCGTCGGCAGCGGTTTCCGGCCGCAGGGGGAAAAGGGAGCGTGA
- a CDS encoding addiction module antitoxin RelB — MTLTEKLDAMETLWDDLCHHVQNVAVPEWHHEVLAAREADLADGTARFDDWETARDKIRETLK, encoded by the coding sequence ATGACCCTTACCGAAAAGCTGGATGCCATGGAAACACTCTGGGATGACCTGTGCCACCATGTTCAGAATGTCGCTGTTCCTGAATGGCATCATGAAGTACTTGCCGCACGGGAAGCGGACCTGGCGGACGGAACCGCCCGGTTTGACGATTGGGAAACCGCAAGGGACAAGATCCGTGAGACGCTGAAATGA
- a CDS encoding iron chelate uptake ABC transporter family permease subunit yields the protein MHGWRCPLPTRTAGCRGDCGAAPLRGTAVTPGGGRKRLALPVLVAVSLLVVAVAVVSGPRLLNPFVMDGETCRMLLAIRLPRIAVALLMGGALGASGVVLQGVIRNPLADPYVLGISSGASLSAALGMLLPFDALPLQVPALAFAGALATGAMVGMLGSGRGGVLQERLLLAGVGVGFFLSAVLMLVLALCRDDGLRRAFLWMSGDLAAADWGRIPAGAAIVLAGLVLALARGEALNALALGDDIAHGLGFDPGRERRWLFAAAALMTAASVSLGGPVGFIGLVVPHLVRRSVGSVASLLLPLSALVGGALLCSADTVGRCAAAPEEVPAGVVAALIGSPYFLYRLFRERGR from the coding sequence CTGCACGGTTGGCGATGCCCTCTACCGACCCGGACCGCGGGTTGTCGAGGGGATTGCGGAGCTGCGCCGCTGCGGGGCACTGCCGTGACGCCGGGAGGGGGAAGAAAGCGGCTGGCGCTGCCGGTGCTGGTCGCCGTGTCGTTGCTGGTGGTGGCGGTGGCGGTTGTCAGCGGCCCCAGGCTGCTCAACCCCTTTGTCATGGATGGGGAGACCTGCCGGATGCTCCTGGCGATACGCCTCCCCCGGATCGCCGTGGCGCTGCTGATGGGAGGGGCGCTTGGGGCGTCGGGTGTTGTCCTGCAGGGGGTCATCCGGAATCCGCTTGCAGACCCCTATGTGCTGGGGATCTCCAGCGGTGCGTCCCTGAGCGCCGCTCTCGGCATGCTCCTGCCGTTCGATGCCCTGCCGCTGCAGGTCCCGGCCCTGGCATTCGCCGGCGCCCTTGCTACCGGGGCCATGGTCGGAATGCTCGGCTCCGGCCGGGGTGGAGTGCTGCAGGAACGGCTGCTGCTGGCCGGGGTAGGGGTCGGCTTCTTTCTCTCGGCCGTGCTGATGCTGGTACTGGCGCTCTGCCGGGACGACGGACTCAGGCGGGCCTTTCTCTGGATGTCGGGAGACCTGGCCGCTGCCGACTGGGGACGGATCCCCGCCGGAGCAGCCATTGTCCTTGCCGGGCTGGTGCTGGCCCTGGCACGGGGGGAGGCGCTGAATGCCCTGGCGCTCGGGGACGACATCGCCCACGGACTCGGCTTCGATCCGGGGCGGGAACGCAGGTGGCTCTTTGCCGCTGCCGCGCTGATGACGGCCGCCTCGGTCTCCCTGGGGGGGCCGGTCGGCTTCATCGGGCTGGTGGTGCCCCATCTGGTCCGGCGCTCCGTCGGATCTGTCGCGTCGCTCCTGCTCCCGCTCTCGGCGCTGGTCGGAGGGGCGCTGCTCTGCTCTGCCGACACGGTGGGCAGATGTGCGGCAGCCCCGGAAGAAGTGCCGGCCGGGGTGGTTGCCGCCCTCATCGGCTCCCCGTATTTTCTCTATCGCCTGTTCCGGGAACGGGGGCGTTGA
- a CDS encoding ABC transporter substrate-binding protein yields MRPLLVLVLVALFGTPVPCGAAEVRPLYPRRIVSLAPAVTEILFELGLGGRVVGVTSLCDRPAEARRRPTVGGMANPSMEAIVALRPDLVVMTRDGNPKEIAQRLTALGIATHVFTAARLADLPAGIRRMGRALGAERAAGRLAANLQAAAAAAVPPAGRRRRALFVVWPDPLLAAGSGTIIDDAMQLSGFSNIAADARGTYPRLSLETVLERQPEVIIVGAAGGMQVPLKEMLHRLRMLDAVQRGRVCTVGDALYRPGPRVVEGIAELRRCGALP; encoded by the coding sequence ATGCGGCCCCTGCTGGTACTGGTGCTGGTGGCGCTTTTCGGGACTCCTGTGCCCTGCGGCGCGGCAGAAGTGCGCCCCCTCTATCCGCGCCGGATCGTGTCGCTCGCCCCGGCAGTGACGGAGATCCTCTTCGAGCTCGGCCTGGGGGGGCGGGTGGTGGGGGTGACCAGCCTCTGCGACCGGCCGGCGGAGGCGCGCAGGAGGCCGACGGTGGGGGGGATGGCGAATCCCTCCATGGAGGCGATCGTTGCCCTCCGACCGGACCTGGTGGTCATGACCAGGGACGGCAACCCGAAGGAGATCGCTCAGCGGCTGACGGCGCTCGGGATCGCCACCCATGTCTTTACGGCGGCCCGGCTGGCGGATCTTCCGGCCGGCATAAGGAGGATGGGGCGCGCACTCGGCGCCGAAAGGGCTGCCGGGCGGCTGGCTGCCAATCTGCAGGCAGCTGCGGCAGCCGCTGTTCCCCCTGCAGGCAGGAGGAGGCGGGCGCTGTTCGTGGTCTGGCCCGATCCGCTTTTGGCCGCCGGGTCGGGCACCATCATCGACGACGCCATGCAGTTGAGCGGGTTCTCCAACATTGCCGCCGACGCCAGAGGCACCTATCCCCGACTCTCCCTGGAGACGGTCCTGGAGCGGCAGCCGGAGGTGATCATCGTCGGCGCTGCTGGTGGCATGCAGGTGCCGCTCAAGGAGATGCTCCACCGGTTACGGATGCTCGATGCAGTGCAACGGGGGCGGGTCTGCACGGTTGGCGATGCCCTCTACCGACCCGGACCGCGGGTTGTCGAGGGGATTGCGGAGCTGCGCCGCTGCGGGGCACTGCCGTGA